A single window of Maribacter algicola DNA harbors:
- the gldC gene encoding gliding motility protein GldC, with the protein MADLHESEITLRVGLDENRVPEKLSWSAEDGGIDNEEAKAMLLSVWDSKNQESLKIDLWTKDMPVDEMKIFFHQTLVSLSDTFMRATQDEKMTATMKDFCDYFAEKLELKK; encoded by the coding sequence ATGGCAGATTTACATGAATCGGAGATTACCTTGAGGGTGGGTCTAGATGAGAACCGGGTACCAGAAAAACTTTCTTGGTCCGCAGAGGACGGAGGGATAGATAATGAAGAGGCCAAAGCTATGTTGCTCTCTGTTTGGGATAGCAAAAACCAGGAATCCTTGAAAATAGATTTATGGACCAAGGACATGCCCGTTGATGAAATGAAGATTTTCTTCCACCAAACCTTGGTTTCACTATCGGATACATTTATGAGGGCCACCCAAGATGAAAAAATGACGGCCACCATGAAGGATTTCTGCGATTATTTTGCTGAAAAGTTAGAATTGAAAAAGTAG
- the gldB gene encoding gliding motility lipoprotein GldB, protein MRKPIFIVLSILLVFIGCNDSDKVEEEISNVPMNLKIERFDRLFAESGEAGLPKLRKMFPYLFPAPDSVWVAKMKDSLQIELFQQVGNTFNSFGDEEEALTDLFRHIKYYFPEQKTPKIITVTNDVDYDNRIIFADTLLFIGLDNYLGSQHKYYGGFQRYVAKILDRKFMVSDVASAFAKKVVPRPRDRTYLARMIYFGKELYLKDKLMPYTKDQIKIGYSEDEMDWAMANEEPIWRNFVENEYLYSTETRLNQRFLDPAPFSKFGLELDNESPGRLGRYIGWQIVRSFMENNEINLKQLLTMPEEEIFKKSNYKPRS, encoded by the coding sequence ATGAGAAAACCTATTTTTATTGTTTTATCAATTTTACTCGTTTTTATTGGATGTAATGACAGCGATAAGGTCGAAGAGGAGATTTCAAATGTTCCTATGAACCTAAAAATAGAAAGATTTGACAGGTTGTTCGCCGAATCGGGCGAGGCAGGTCTGCCCAAATTGAGAAAAATGTTTCCATACTTATTCCCTGCTCCGGATAGTGTATGGGTTGCCAAAATGAAAGATTCCCTTCAGATCGAACTGTTTCAACAAGTTGGCAACACCTTCAATAGTTTTGGGGATGAGGAAGAAGCACTAACAGATTTGTTCAGGCATATCAAATATTATTTCCCAGAGCAGAAAACCCCTAAGATCATTACGGTTACCAATGATGTTGATTATGATAACAGGATTATTTTTGCGGATACGTTATTGTTTATAGGACTAGACAATTATCTAGGTTCCCAACATAAATACTACGGTGGCTTTCAACGTTACGTAGCAAAAATTTTGGATAGAAAATTTATGGTAAGCGATGTGGCAAGTGCCTTTGCCAAAAAAGTGGTTCCAAGACCAAGGGACCGCACCTATCTTGCCCGAATGATCTATTTTGGGAAGGAACTCTATCTAAAGGATAAACTGATGCCATACACCAAGGACCAGATTAAGATTGGGTATAGTGAGGACGAAATGGATTGGGCCATGGCGAATGAAGAGCCCATTTGGAGAAACTTTGTGGAGAATGAATATCTGTACAGTACGGAAACCCGGTTGAACCAACGGTTTTTAGATCCCGCACCTTTTTCAAAATTTGGTCTAGAGCTGGACAATGAATCTCCCGGTCGACTGGGCAGATACATAGGTTGGCAGATCGTAAGATCGTTTATGGAAAACAATGAGATAAATCTAAAGCAGTTGTTGACCATGCCCGAGGAGGAAATATTCAAAAAATCCAATTATAAACCAAGAAGCTAG
- the nadE gene encoding NAD(+) synthase: MQTEKVIDHIVGWLKDYALNANQKGFVIGISGGIDSAVTSTLCAKTGLDLLCLEMPIHQAVNQVDRASNHIDWLQKNFPNVTRQPVNLTPVFDSLVAAFPKVENEEERFMSLANTRARLRMTSLYYFAALHRYLVAGTGNKVEDFGVGFYTKYGDGGVDLSPIADLLKTEVYEIAKKLGVNEEIIKAPPTDGLWGDDRTDEDQIGASYPELEWAMRMKDEGKTIEDFTGRDKEVFSIFIRFNTMNRHKMNPIPVCLIPETLK; the protein is encoded by the coding sequence ATGCAAACGGAAAAAGTTATCGATCACATTGTAGGTTGGCTCAAGGACTATGCATTGAATGCAAATCAAAAAGGTTTTGTCATTGGTATCTCTGGCGGTATAGATTCTGCCGTGACTTCTACCCTATGCGCCAAAACCGGTTTGGACCTACTTTGTTTGGAAATGCCCATACACCAAGCCGTAAACCAGGTCGACAGGGCCTCCAACCATATTGATTGGCTACAAAAGAACTTCCCCAATGTGACCAGACAGCCGGTAAACCTTACCCCTGTTTTTGATAGTCTTGTAGCCGCTTTTCCTAAAGTGGAAAACGAGGAAGAACGATTTATGTCCTTGGCAAATACCCGGGCAAGGCTTAGAATGACCAGCCTTTATTACTTTGCCGCCTTACATAGGTATCTGGTAGCTGGAACAGGTAACAAGGTGGAGGATTTTGGTGTTGGGTTTTACACAAAATATGGCGATGGCGGGGTCGATTTAAGTCCCATTGCCGACCTTTTAAAGACAGAGGTTTATGAAATAGCCAAAAAATTGGGAGTTAACGAGGAAATAATAAAGGCGCCACCTACAGATGGGCTATGGGGAGACGACCGTACGGATGAAGACCAAATTGGGGCCTCCTATCCTGAGTTGGAATGGGCCATGCGGATGAAGGACGAGGGCAAAACGATTGAAGATTTTACCGGAAGGGACAAAGAGGTATTTTCCATATTCATAAGATTCAATACCATGAACCGTCATAAAATGAATCCCATTCCCGTTTGTCTCATACCAGAAACCTTGAAATAA
- a CDS encoding response regulator: protein MIKVLIADNHPIIRMGVRTVLESANGFDMVDDVATTEELFEKLKNVTPDVVMLEMDIPEMNGIAALRKIKKEYPNVKVLMYSGQSEDVYALSAIRAGAFGYLSKASDVDYILSAVTKVSEGSMFITNELAQRLAFDEGTKKPRRFFRKLSTREIEVLKLLASGRRNKEVAQGLNLNEKTVSTYKARLMKKLNVDNMVDLLQQAKALELY, encoded by the coding sequence ATGATAAAAGTTTTAATCGCGGATAACCATCCGATCATCCGTATGGGTGTGAGAACGGTTTTGGAATCCGCTAATGGTTTTGATATGGTGGACGATGTCGCCACTACTGAGGAACTTTTCGAAAAACTAAAAAATGTAACCCCCGATGTTGTAATGCTTGAAATGGACATTCCCGAGATGAACGGAATTGCCGCTTTAAGAAAAATCAAAAAAGAATATCCCAACGTAAAGGTACTTATGTACAGCGGACAATCCGAGGATGTCTATGCGCTAAGTGCCATTAGGGCCGGGGCTTTTGGATATCTATCCAAAGCTTCCGATGTGGACTATATTCTCTCGGCGGTAACTAAAGTTAGTGAGGGAAGCATGTTCATAACCAATGAATTGGCACAAAGATTGGCATTTGATGAGGGTACGAAGAAACCTAGAAGGTTTTTCCGTAAACTGTCCACAAGAGAAATAGAGGTGTTAAAACTTCTGGCCAGTGGCAGAAGAAACAAAGAAGTTGCCCAAGGCTTGAATCTTAATGAAAAAACGGTTAGCACCTATAAGGCCCGTTTGATGAAAAAGCTGAACGTGGACAATATGGTAGATTTACTACAACAGGCCAAAGCCCTGGAACTGTATTAA
- the dnaG gene encoding DNA primase, which yields MISKTTIDQVYETARLEEVIGDFVQLKKSGSNFKGLSPFTDERTPSFMVSPVKQIWKDFSSGKGGNVVAFLMEHEHFTYPEAIKYLAKKYNIEVEETEQSNEEKEQANELESMYLVSEYASSYFQDILWKTELGKAIGLSYFKERGFTEDIIQKFGLGYCLDQWDGFTMDALDKGYQLDYLEKTGLTIVKEDSNNPNSPKKFDRFKGRVMFPIHSLSGRVLGFGGRILTNDKKAAKYLNSPESEIYHKSKVLYGIYYAKQAIAKEDNCYLVEGYTDVIQFYQRGIHNVVSSSGTALTPEQIRLVNRLTKNITVLFDGDAAGLRASLRGIDLILEQGMNVRICTFPEGEDPDSFAKNNELEDVEQYLKDNSKDFIRFKASLLVKEASDDPIKRADTVRDIVNSISKIPDRIKKEIYVQECAQIMNISEGVLFSTLAQIGKRDQADAIKKEKQEQKAFDVVRSEPVGEKVDVQYELERKIIESLLLYGNRKEEFEDLVLKENESGDLVLEPESLEIKVYEKVYLDLQEDEIELANPTFRDVYYKLIAALNENEDFKVSDFIAVLEQELGNEVSSILMEEERYSLHNWERKDIYPKEKGSVIAQLVSETILTLRCFLIKKRMQALQNETEDAKEDKDNKEILEEIMNYLQLNKLLNQKLNRVLS from the coding sequence ATGATTTCCAAAACCACTATCGATCAAGTTTATGAAACGGCGCGTTTGGAGGAAGTGATCGGTGATTTTGTGCAATTGAAAAAATCAGGTTCCAACTTTAAGGGTTTAAGCCCATTTACAGATGAGCGTACCCCTAGTTTTATGGTATCCCCGGTAAAGCAGATATGGAAGGATTTCAGTAGCGGAAAGGGAGGTAACGTGGTCGCATTTTTAATGGAACACGAGCATTTTACCTATCCCGAAGCCATAAAGTATTTGGCCAAAAAATACAATATAGAAGTAGAGGAGACGGAACAATCCAATGAGGAAAAGGAGCAGGCCAATGAACTTGAGAGCATGTATTTGGTATCAGAATATGCCAGTTCCTATTTTCAGGACATCCTATGGAAAACTGAATTGGGCAAGGCCATAGGATTAAGTTATTTTAAGGAAAGAGGTTTTACGGAAGATATCATCCAAAAGTTTGGGTTGGGCTATTGTTTGGATCAGTGGGACGGATTTACCATGGATGCCCTAGACAAAGGGTATCAATTGGATTATCTGGAAAAAACCGGTCTCACCATAGTAAAGGAAGATTCGAACAACCCAAATAGCCCAAAAAAGTTCGATCGTTTTAAAGGCAGGGTCATGTTCCCCATACATTCCCTAAGTGGCAGGGTTTTGGGTTTTGGAGGACGTATACTTACCAATGACAAAAAGGCGGCCAAATATTTGAATTCGCCTGAAAGCGAAATATACCATAAAAGTAAGGTTTTATACGGAATTTACTATGCCAAACAGGCCATTGCCAAAGAGGATAACTGTTATTTGGTGGAGGGATATACGGATGTCATTCAATTCTATCAACGAGGAATTCATAATGTGGTGTCGTCCAGTGGCACGGCGCTGACGCCGGAACAGATCCGATTGGTCAACCGGTTGACAAAAAATATAACGGTATTATTCGATGGTGATGCTGCCGGGTTACGAGCGTCATTACGGGGGATAGACTTAATCTTGGAACAGGGCATGAATGTCCGTATCTGCACTTTTCCGGAAGGAGAAGATCCCGATAGTTTTGCCAAGAACAATGAATTGGAAGATGTAGAGCAGTACCTCAAGGATAATTCCAAGGATTTTATTAGGTTCAAAGCTTCCTTGCTTGTGAAAGAAGCATCGGACGACCCCATAAAAAGAGCGGATACGGTACGAGATATCGTGAACAGTATTTCCAAAATCCCCGATCGGATAAAAAAGGAAATCTATGTACAGGAATGTGCACAGATTATGAACATTTCAGAAGGTGTACTTTTCAGCACCTTAGCGCAAATTGGAAAAAGGGACCAGGCAGACGCTATAAAAAAGGAAAAACAAGAGCAAAAAGCTTTTGATGTAGTCCGAAGTGAACCTGTAGGCGAAAAAGTGGATGTCCAATATGAACTGGAACGCAAGATCATTGAAAGTCTTTTGTTGTATGGCAACAGGAAGGAAGAATTTGAGGACCTAGTTTTAAAGGAAAATGAGAGTGGGGACTTGGTTTTGGAACCGGAGTCTTTGGAAATAAAGGTGTACGAAAAGGTGTATTTGGATTTGCAGGAAGATGAGATAGAGTTGGCCAACCCTACTTTTAGGGATGTTTATTATAAATTGATAGCCGCCCTGAACGAAAACGAGGATTTTAAGGTCAGTGATTTTATTGCGGTATTGGAACAGGAATTGGGAAATGAGGTGTCCTCCATCCTTATGGAAGAGGAACGCTACAGCTTGCACAATTGGGAGCGTAAGGATATTTATCCCAAAGAAAAGGGAAGTGTCATTGCTCAACTGGTAAGCGAGACCATCCTAACCTTGCGTTGCTTTCTAATCAAGAAAAGAATGCAGGCCCTACAAAATGAAACAGAAGACGCAAAAGAGGATAAGGATAATAAGGAAATTTTAGAGGAAATCATGAATTACTTACAGCTCAACAAACTGTTGAATCAAAAGTTGAATAGGGTACTTTCTTAA
- a CDS encoding SIMPL domain-containing protein (The SIMPL domain is named for its presence in mouse protein SIMPL (signalling molecule that associates with mouse pelle-like kinase). Bacterial member BP26, from Brucella, was shown to assemble into a channel-like structure, while YggE from E. coli has been associated with resistance to oxidative stress.) has translation MKKSLLLLFFLCFLNTLFAQESPNTINTNGTYEYDFAPTYTSSMIVSLNNVYYDAQTVSLEELKKTYKDKLGQAGLDTSKLKEDPLSYALMGYEKDGIILTYTTDSLEEMQNFLLVKSMGVSRSETSMKARLTDSQMADYAHKAYENAKQKAEAIAKKIGRSVGKVIYISDGNNEEINESLYYGNAIKKRTYYLNASFELL, from the coding sequence ATGAAAAAATCACTTCTCCTTTTATTTTTCCTTTGCTTTTTGAATACCCTTTTCGCACAGGAAAGCCCAAACACCATTAATACAAATGGTACCTATGAATACGATTTCGCACCTACGTATACCAGTAGCATGATCGTAAGCCTAAACAATGTCTATTACGACGCCCAAACGGTCAGCTTGGAGGAACTAAAGAAAACGTATAAGGATAAATTGGGCCAGGCGGGATTGGACACATCAAAACTAAAGGAAGACCCCTTATCCTATGCTCTGATGGGATATGAAAAGGATGGCATAATCCTAACCTATACAACAGATTCTTTGGAAGAGATGCAGAATTTTCTATTGGTTAAGTCCATGGGCGTATCCCGATCCGAAACTTCCATGAAAGCAAGACTAACCGATAGCCAAATGGCGGACTATGCCCATAAAGCCTATGAAAACGCAAAACAAAAAGCAGAGGCCATCGCCAAAAAAATAGGACGTTCCGTAGGAAAAGTTATTTATATCAGCGACGGTAATAATGAAGAAATCAACGAATCGCTTTATTATGGCAATGCCATTAAGAAACGCACCTATTATCTAAACGCTTCTTTTGAATTGTTGTAG
- a CDS encoding zinc-ribbon domain-containing protein, producing the protein MILFFFGTRPGKSETRLLHGVSCPYCNQVDTLSAFISSNYFHLFWIKLFKISSSKVVECSHCKRVYYPDEFSEEMKRATN; encoded by the coding sequence ATGATTCTTTTTTTTTTTGGAACACGGCCGGGTAAATCAGAAACCAGACTTCTCCACGGTGTTTCTTGTCCGTACTGTAACCAAGTGGATACGCTAAGTGCCTTTATTTCTTCAAATTATTTTCATCTATTCTGGATAAAACTCTTTAAAATTTCCTCGTCAAAAGTAGTGGAATGTAGCCATTGCAAACGTGTGTATTATCCAGATGAGTTTTCGGAAGAAATGAAAAGGGCCACAAATTAG
- a CDS encoding RNA polymerase sigma factor — protein MKIIPFYKNERQIIKKAIDGNREAQRVLYAKHAPKMLSVCRQYIKDTHFAEDVMIQGFVKMFNHLESFKFQGSFEGWVRRIMIRESISFLRKQQFVVYDDHIFEDNQPNFSEVVSDLDTEHIQRLIDALPQGYKMVFVLYTVEGYKHQEIAELLDITESTSKSQLFKARKMLQEQLQQQNIIGYGTR, from the coding sequence TTGAAAATTATACCCTTTTATAAAAACGAACGGCAAATTATAAAGAAAGCCATAGATGGGAATAGGGAAGCCCAAAGGGTTTTGTATGCCAAACATGCCCCTAAGATGCTCAGTGTTTGTAGGCAATATATAAAGGACACTCACTTTGCCGAGGATGTAATGATACAAGGGTTCGTAAAAATGTTCAATCATCTGGAGTCCTTTAAGTTTCAGGGCAGCTTTGAAGGATGGGTACGAAGAATTATGATTAGGGAAAGTATTTCCTTTCTTAGAAAACAGCAGTTCGTAGTGTATGACGATCACATTTTTGAGGACAATCAGCCAAATTTCTCAGAAGTAGTATCTGATTTGGATACTGAACATATTCAAAGGTTAATAGACGCCTTGCCCCAAGGATATAAAATGGTCTTTGTGCTGTATACCGTAGAGGGATACAAACATCAAGAAATTGCCGAATTGTTGGATATTACGGAAAGCACCTCCAAATCCCAACTATTTAAGGCCAGAAAAATGCTCCAAGAGCAATTACAACAACAAAATATCATTGGATATGGAACCAGATAA
- a CDS encoding polyprenyl synthetase family protein, with amino-acid sequence MKIVSQIKEPINREMDLFETKFRDSMVSKVALLNRITYYIVNRKGKQMRPMFVFLTAKLLNDGEVNERTYRGASVIELIHTATLVHDDVVDESDKRRGFFSINALWKNKIAVLVGDYLLSKGLLLSIDNGDFDLLRIISVAVREMSEGELLQIEKARRLDITEEVYYDIIRQKTATLIAACCSLGACSVMPNSEDVETFRKFGELCGMAFQIKDDLFDYGEEKIGKPTGIDIKEQKMTLPLIYALNNCSKKEKSWLINSVKNHNKNKKRVKEVIAFVKEVGGLDYAVSKMLQFKDEALSLLHQYPKSDYRDSLELMVNYVVERKK; translated from the coding sequence TTGAAAATAGTATCACAAATAAAGGAACCGATCAACCGGGAAATGGATCTTTTTGAAACCAAATTTCGGGATTCAATGGTTTCCAAGGTGGCTCTTCTCAATAGGATTACCTATTATATAGTTAACAGAAAGGGCAAACAAATGCGACCTATGTTCGTATTTCTTACTGCCAAATTATTGAACGATGGGGAGGTCAACGAACGTACCTATAGGGGTGCATCCGTGATCGAATTGATACATACGGCTACTTTGGTGCATGATGACGTGGTGGACGAAAGTGATAAGCGCAGGGGCTTTTTCTCCATCAATGCACTTTGGAAAAACAAGATTGCCGTTCTCGTTGGGGATTACCTATTGTCCAAAGGACTCTTGCTTTCCATTGATAACGGGGATTTTGATTTACTCCGAATTATTTCTGTTGCGGTAAGGGAAATGAGCGAAGGGGAACTGCTTCAAATTGAAAAGGCCCGAAGATTGGATATTACCGAGGAAGTGTATTATGATATCATTCGCCAAAAAACGGCCACCTTGATAGCTGCCTGTTGTAGTTTGGGTGCCTGTTCCGTAATGCCCAATAGTGAGGATGTGGAAACTTTCCGGAAATTTGGCGAATTGTGCGGCATGGCGTTTCAGATAAAGGATGACCTTTTTGATTACGGGGAAGAGAAAATTGGCAAACCGACGGGAATCGATATCAAGGAACAAAAAATGACCCTTCCCTTAATTTATGCCTTGAACAATTGCTCCAAAAAGGAAAAAAGCTGGTTGATAAATTCGGTCAAAAACCACAATAAGAATAAAAAACGGGTAAAAGAAGTCATTGCTTTTGTCAAGGAAGTTGGGGGCTTGGATTATGCCGTTTCCAAAATGCTCCAATTTAAGGACGAAGCCCTTTCATTGCTACATCAATATCCAAAATCCGATTACAGGGATTCCTTGGAGCTTATGGTAAATTACGTCGTGGAGCGTAAAAAATAG
- the rlmN gene encoding 23S rRNA (adenine(2503)-C(2))-methyltransferase RlmN translates to METRKKDIRALTRDQLRDFFVSQGDKAFRGNQVYEWLWQKSAHSFDVMTNLSKTTRDMLESNFVINHIQVDQMQRSSDGTIKNAVRLHDDLVVESVLIPTKTRTTACVSSQVGCSLDCKFCATARLKRMRNLNPDEIYDQVVAIDNESRLYFDRPLSNIVFMGMGEPLMNYNNVLKAIDKITSPEGLGMSPKRITVSTSGVPKLIKKMADDAVKFKLAVSLHSAIDETRTAIMPFNATFTLADLREALVYWYQKTKSRITYEYVVWEGINDQRKDVDALVEFCRFAPSKVNLIEYNPIDDGDFQQASNTAIEMYVETLERNGITVTVRRSRGKDIDAACGQLANKS, encoded by the coding sequence ATGGAAACAAGGAAGAAGGACATAAGGGCATTGACCAGAGACCAACTAAGGGATTTTTTTGTATCCCAAGGGGATAAGGCCTTTAGGGGCAACCAGGTCTATGAATGGCTTTGGCAAAAATCCGCCCATTCCTTTGATGTTATGACCAACTTGTCAAAGACGACCCGCGATATGTTGGAAAGTAACTTCGTGATTAACCATATCCAAGTGGACCAAATGCAACGAAGTTCAGATGGTACCATTAAGAATGCCGTACGTTTGCATGATGATTTGGTGGTGGAGTCCGTACTTATTCCTACCAAAACGAGGACCACGGCCTGCGTGTCCAGTCAGGTGGGGTGCAGCTTGGATTGTAAATTCTGTGCCACGGCCCGCTTGAAACGTATGCGTAATTTGAATCCAGATGAAATCTATGATCAAGTAGTGGCCATTGATAACGAAAGCCGATTGTATTTTGACAGGCCCTTGAGCAATATTGTTTTTATGGGTATGGGCGAACCCCTCATGAATTATAACAATGTATTGAAGGCCATTGACAAAATCACCTCCCCAGAAGGTTTGGGCATGTCTCCAAAACGAATTACCGTTTCCACTTCCGGTGTGCCCAAGCTGATCAAGAAAATGGCGGACGATGCCGTAAAATTCAAATTGGCCGTATCCCTTCATTCTGCCATAGACGAAACCAGAACCGCGATAATGCCCTTTAATGCCACATTTACCTTGGCCGACCTTCGAGAGGCACTGGTGTATTGGTATCAAAAGACCAAAAGTCGCATCACCTATGAATATGTGGTCTGGGAAGGTATCAATGACCAACGAAAGGATGTGGACGCCTTGGTGGAATTTTGCAGGTTTGCACCATCCAAGGTAAACCTTATCGAGTATAATCCCATTGATGACGGGGATTTTCAACAAGCTTCCAATACGGCCATTGAGATGTATGTGGAAACCTTGGAAAGGAACGGCATTACGGTTACCGTTAGAAGATCAAGGGGAAAGGATATTGACGCTGCCTGTGGTCAATTGGCAAATAAATCGTAA
- the queA gene encoding tRNA preQ1(34) S-adenosylmethionine ribosyltransferase-isomerase QueA codes for MKLSNFNFELPKELLAEHPSENRDESKLMVIDTKTGKIEHKMFKDMIDYFDEGDIMVLNNTKVFPARLYGNKEKTGARIEVFLLRELNEEQRLWDVLVDPARKIRIGNKLYFGDDETLVAEVIDNTTSRGRTLRFLYDGAYLDFRRKLRELGETPLPKYIKRKVEPEDEERYQTIYAKHEGAVAAPTAGLHFSKHLLKRLEIKGVNFAELTLHVGLGTFNPVEVEDLSKHKMDSEELIIDEKATEIVNNAIAKKRRICAVGTTAMRGLESAVSSNRTLNTFEGWTNKFIFPPYEFSIANSMITNFHLPKSTLLMMISAFMGHDLMKKAYKEAIMEGYRFYSYGDAMLILR; via the coding sequence ATGAAATTATCCAATTTTAATTTTGAGCTTCCAAAGGAGTTATTGGCGGAACATCCGTCAGAGAATAGGGATGAGTCCAAATTAATGGTCATAGATACCAAAACAGGTAAAATTGAACATAAAATGTTCAAGGATATGATCGATTATTTTGATGAAGGGGATATAATGGTCCTTAACAACACCAAAGTATTTCCGGCACGTTTATATGGCAACAAGGAAAAAACGGGGGCCCGTATCGAAGTATTTCTTTTACGTGAGCTTAATGAGGAGCAGCGTCTATGGGACGTTTTGGTGGATCCTGCCCGAAAAATCCGTATAGGGAACAAACTTTATTTTGGCGATGATGAAACCTTGGTTGCAGAGGTCATTGACAATACCACTTCCCGTGGTAGAACATTAAGGTTTCTATATGACGGGGCATATTTGGATTTTAGAAGAAAATTAAGGGAACTGGGCGAAACCCCGCTTCCCAAATATATCAAGAGGAAAGTGGAACCAGAAGATGAAGAAAGATACCAGACCATCTATGCCAAACATGAAGGTGCCGTAGCCGCTCCAACGGCAGGTCTGCATTTTTCAAAACATCTGTTGAAAAGGTTGGAAATAAAGGGCGTTAATTTTGCCGAACTTACCTTGCACGTGGGATTGGGTACATTTAATCCTGTTGAAGTGGAAGATCTTTCCAAGCATAAAATGGATAGTGAGGAATTGATCATTGATGAAAAGGCCACGGAAATTGTCAACAATGCCATTGCCAAGAAAAGACGAATATGTGCCGTGGGGACCACCGCTATGAGGGGATTGGAAAGCGCGGTCTCTTCCAATCGAACTTTGAATACGTTTGAAGGTTGGACGAATAAATTCATTTTCCCTCCGTACGAATTCAGTATCGCAAATTCGATGATTACTAATTTCCATTTGCCAAAATCGACCTTATTGATGATGATTTCAGCTTTTATGGGCCATGATTTAATGAAAAAGGCATATAAGGAAGCCATTATGGAAGGTTATAGGTTTTACTCCTATGGCGATGCCATGCTCATTTTAAGATAA